A window of Castanea sativa cultivar Marrone di Chiusa Pesio chromosome 8, ASM4071231v1 genomic DNA:
TGGAGCCATGAAGAAATGCTTGGAATTGATCCTTCGGTCATGGTCCACAAATTGAATGTATCACCTTCGTTTCTCCCATCTGTCAGAAGAAACGGGTGTTCGCGTAGGAGCAGGACAAGGCCATAGCAAAAGAGGTTCGCAAATTATAAGAAGCAGAATTCACACGAAAAGTATACTACCTTGACTGGTTGGCCAACATGGTTATGGTAAAAAAGGCCAATGaaaagtggaggatgtgcgtagacttcacagatttgaacaggGCATGccttaaggatagctacccGCTTCTGCGGATTGACATTTTGGTGGATTCGACAGCAAGACACCAattgctgagcttcatggacgcattctttggttacaaccagatcaagTTAGACAAAGTCGATTAGGAGAAGACTTCTTTCGTCACCAGCTAGGGTCTCTTCTGCTATAAAGTAATGCCATTTGGACTCAAGAATGAGGGTGCCAGGTATCAAAggttgatgaacaagatgttcgcacATCAGATTGGGAGGAACGTTCAAGTCTACATGGAAGACATGTTAGTAAAGAGCCTACAGGAAAACGACCATTTGGATGACCTCAAGGAAACCTTTGATACCCTTCGTTCCTACAACATGAAACTGAATCCAAACAAATGCACATTTGGGGTGATGGCTGGAAAGTTCCTACGGtttatggtatcccaaagaggtaTTGAGGTCAACCTGGACAAGATACGGGTAATAATGGAGATAACACTGCCAACGAACATCAAGGAAGTACAGAGCCTCAACGGGAAAGTAGCCGCACTAAATAGGTTCGTCTCAAAAGTAACGGACAAGTGCCTGCCATTTTTTCGCACGTTGAAGAAGTCATTTGAATGGACAACTAAATGTCAGCAAGCGTTCGAAGACTTAAAAGCATACCTCTCCTCCCCACCGCTGCTGACTCCCTCCAAACCAAGGGAGGGATTGTTCTTCTATCTGGCCGTCTCCCTGGCAGTTGTTAGCGTAACCTTAGTCAGGGAAGAAGATAGGGTACAGAAGCCTGTGTACTACACTAGTCAAGTGCTCTGAGGTGCAGAAGAAAGGTACCCACCGATGGAAAAGCTCGCCTTCGAGTTAGTGACTGCAGCTCGTaaactcaagccatacttcTAGGCCCACACTGTGGTCATCTTGACAGACAACATCTGTGGAAAGCAATGAGTAGCCTTAAGGCAGCTGGACGGATGGCGCTATGGGCAATTGATTCGAGTGAGTTCGACATACAGTATCGCCCACTAACGGCCATAAAGGGCAAGTCATTGCTGACTTCATCGTGGAATTCACCAACGCGGAAGACCAGGGGGTAAGAGTGCAGCCGCAATGGAATATCCACACagacggatcatccaacaaATAGGCAGGCAAAGCTGGTATAGTACTTCATTCCCTAGAAGGGGATGGgatcgaatgcatgatccgaCTTGACTTCCTTACGACCAATAACGAGGCGGAGTATGAAGCCTTGATAGTAGGGCTGGATCTGGCCAAAGCAGTAGGGGCCACTAATGTTGTCATGTATTGCGACTCTCAGGTAGTCACAAGTCAAGTAAACAGTGACTTTGAGTGCAAGGGCAGACGGATGAAGAAGTACTTGGAGCAAGTGAAGAATTAAGTGAATGACCTCCAGGCGAAGTTTGTTCAAATCCTAAGGGAAGAGAAAGAACTAGCCGACCGCCTTGCTAAGGCTGCATCAGCAGAATACATGCTCATCCCCAATCAGGTACTGTCCTTCATTCAAAATTCATCATTAATAGATAGCGTCAGTGTGCAGGAGATAGGTTCCAAAAACAACTAGACTAATAACCTTTTACTTAAAGGACGGTTTGCTGCCAAACGGCAAAGAGGCCGCTAGGAAGTTAAAGGTTCAGGCAGCACGGTTCGTGCTAATGAAAGACATCTTGTACAAAAGGGGCTTCTCCCGTCCGTACCTGAGGTGTCTTAACTCTGAGGAGGCAgattatgtcatgagagaaATCCACGAAGGAATCTGTGGGAACCATTCAAGATCGCAGTCTTTAGTGCATAAATTGATTCGTCAAGGCTTGCGACAAGTGTTAGAGGTTTGGCAACCTCATCAGGCAACCAACAGAGGAGCttaccccaatgatggccccatgacCTTTCCCtcaatgggggttggatattATGGGCCCATTCCTAACAGCAGTTAGATAGTTAAAGTTCCTAGTAGTCGCtatagactacttcaccaaatgggtaaaAGCCAAAGCCCTCGCCACCATTACCTGAGAAGTATGTGCGAAGCTTTGTATGGAGGAGCATCATCTGCAGGTATGGTATACCTAGAGTATTAGTCTTGGACAATGGGAAGCAGTTCAACAATGATTCGTTCATGGATTTCTGCTCACAGTTGGGGATCTAGAATCACTGCCCATCCTCAAGCCAATGGACAAGTCGAAGTCATGAATCGATCCTTGCTCAAAATTATCAAGACTCGTCTCGAAGGAGCAAAAGGAATATGGCCGGAAGAATTGCCAAGCATTTTACAAGCTTACAGGACGACAACAAGGACGCCTACAGGAGAGACTCCGTTTCGACTAGCATATAGAAGCGAGGTAGTCATCCCGGCTGAGGTCGGACTCACAAGCTACAGATTTGAAGACCATGATGAAAATAGGAACAATGAAATTATGCGCCTTCAGCTTGATTTGGTGGACGAGGTCAAGGCGACGGCTAAGCAGAGGTTAGCATGGTACTCAAACCTCATGGCAAAGCACTACAACTCCAGAGTCAGAATCAGGAAATTCCAAGTTGGAGATCTCATCTCGAGGAAGGTGACGGGTGGCACAAGAGATCCCGTCTAGGGAAAGCtagggaaggaccctatagaaTCGCGTTATAGCAAAGGAGAGGCACCTACCACCTAGAGACGCTGGACGGGCAAAAGCTGCACCACCCATGGAACACAGAGCATCCTACGGGGACGGTCGCATCCTACGTGATTTACATATTTTAAGTCTATAAGTGGACGGGCTCATCCTATGGGATGACTTATATTTATTAAGTTCACAAGTGGATGAGCTCAtcctaataataacttaaatttatcaagtccataaGTGGATGGGTTTATCCTAAAGGGATGACTTACAttcattaagtccacaaagtggacgggttcatcctaaGGGATGACTTATATTTATCAAGCCCATAAGTGGATGAGTGCATCCTAGTAGGTGACTTATATTTATCAAGTCCAAAAGTGAACGAGTTCATCTTAAGGGATGACTTATATTTATCAGGTCtacaagtggacgggttcattcTAAAGGGATGACTTACAttcattaagtccacaaagtggacgggatCATTTTAAAGGGATGACTTACAttcattaagtccacaaagtggacgggatCATTCTAAAGGGATGACTTATATTTATGTagtccacagagtggacggGTCCATCCTAAGGGATGGCTTATATTTATTAAGTTCACAAGAGGATGGATTCATCCCAAGGGATTGATCTGCAGTTATTAAAGTCCAAAGTAAATGGATATATTGCAAATATGTATTGTAAGGCATATAATCAAAATACGAGCGACggatatcaaaatattataaaggcCCATAAAGGGAAATGTCTACATGCAAAGCTTAGAAAGCAATAGGAAACAGTTAAATTGACATAAATATTGTTCTTCCAAAAGATCTTTACATTCGAACAAGAAAAAACTGAATCAAAGTAAAAAATCTACTCCTTGTCCATGGGGTTCTCTCCATCCTTCCCTTCAGCCTTCTGGTCCCTTTCAAGTGGATGAGCTTCGTCCCCAACGGATTTGACTTGGTCCATAGGAACAGTCTCCCCGTCACCTTGAGGTCGGCAACGGTGTCATCAACGAACAACTCATCGATGCTTTTGGAGTAGACGGGCTGGGCCAGAGtctaggcctgggcctgggcctgggtgTCAATGGAAATATGAGAGAGGTCTAGGTCTAGAAAGGAGGCCTTGACCTGATGGAAGCAGTCGTCAAAACCATCCGCAAAAGAGCTACCGAGCTCCGTTAGGAGGGTGTCGGAGTCACAATACTCTTGTATCGCGTCTTCCTTAGCTTGACGGAGCTGATCCTTAGCATCTTTGATTTCTCCTTCCTTGTCCTCAAGGACTTTCCTCAGCACCTCCATCTGCTTCTCCAGTTCGCCCTGAAGTTGCTCCGACGCGGCAAGTTTTTTCTCCTGGACCACCTTCCAGGCCTTCAACTCTGCCATCGTCGCCTTTGCCTTCACCCTTACACGATCCAACACTGTCTCCTAGGATAGACAACGGTCCATCAACCCCTTCATCATTAGCATCCCCTATAGAAACCAAAAAAGGGTTAGAAAAGTAAGGAGACAATTTGTCAGAAAGAGGAAAGGGACATACATATTTACTTGTGCAATGCTAAGGAGACCTGTCTCCCCTATAGCCTCGGTTGCATGATTTCTTAAGTCCTCATAGTCATCGGCTTTAATGATGGATGAAAGTTGCTCAAGTGCGTACCGAGGGTCCTCACGGAGGAGGACGGGTGGTTTTCCATTGACGAGAACCTGACCCGTTATAAGACCCTTACCCTTCTCTGGACCGGGCAAAGTAGGTATCTTCTTTGTGTCAGCCTTAACTCCAACGGCTGACTTTGCCATAACTTTGGGTTTTTTAAGAGGACGGTCGGTCTTCTCCGACGGTTTCCTCTTCGTGGACGAGTTGACTCGACCCATTCCCTTAGGAGGCAGGCTTCCCTCCCGCTTCTTCTTCGCAGCAGCCTGCTGCTTTATGAAAGCTCTCCTCTTGCCTTCTTCCATTTATACatcaaggaagaaaagaaagatttacaagaaataaaaggagaaaataaaGAACGACGGACTTACGTCTGTGTGTTTGACTGTCGTAGCAATGGGTAGCTTCAATGGGTTTAAGACCATCGCAATACTAGTGGATTGTGTCCAAGGTAACAAGCTTCGCCCACGCCCTCTTTTTCAATTTAATCATAAAGATTTTCTCCAGaaaactccactgctccaagGTCACCTTTGAACGGTTTCGGGCTGCAAAAAGGGGACGGTTAGACCAACAACGATAAacaataaaagacaaaatttaaaccaaacgGACACCTACTAGACGGAGGTATTATGCCACGGGCATGTACTCCTGATCATTAGGGTGACATATCCAGTCGTCACCTTGAATGAAGAAGTACCGGCTCTTCTAGTTTCTGTTGGAATCAGGAGTGTCACACACTAGCCTGAGTATAGACTTCCTTGGTAGGAAATTGTACATACGCTTAGACTGGTTGATTTCTGATGGACGGTAGCAGTGGAAGAACTCCTCCACCGTCATCCTACGCTCTTCGTCACTTAAGACTCCATACAAAACTTCCGCACCAAGGAAGACTCTCC
This region includes:
- the LOC142606362 gene encoding uncharacterized protein LOC142606362; this encodes MGSSSTMIRSWISAHSWGSRITAHPQANGQVEVMNRSLLKIIKTRLEGAKGIWPEELPSILQAYRTTTRTPTGETPFRLAYRSEVVIPAEVGLTSYRFEDHDENRNNEIMRLQLDLVDEVKATAKQRLAWYSNLMAKHYNSRVRIRKFQVGDLISRKVTGGTRDPV